GGGTTCTGTGGTTCTTTCTAATGTTACCTTTTGTGGTGCGCCGTATTTGTGTCCTTCTTTCAAAATAATTAAATATCTTATAACATCTTTGTTTTCATCAAGCAATTTTTTAAACTCCGGGAGTAAGGATTCGTCAATATAAAAATCATTTGTTACCAGCCATGCTGTTGAAAATTTTTTAATAGGGTAGGCAAGTTGAATGTTTTTAGGCCTTTCTGTTAAACCTAAAATACCCCCCTTTCCCTGAACAAATATATTGATTGTTTCATTAATTTGTATTACTTTTTCTTCATCAAGT
This sequence is a window from bacterium HR34. Protein-coding genes within it:
- the rpsF gene encoding 30S ribosomal protein S6, whose translation is MRHYELTYLASPKLDEEKVIQINETINIFVQGKGGILGLTERPKNIQLAYPIKKFSTAWLVTNDFYIDESLLPEFKKLLDENKDVIRYLIILKEGHKYGAPQKVTLERTTEPTKESEKEPTKDDSKPTGKEKAPLEDLDKKLEEIL